Proteins from a genomic interval of Drosophila melanogaster chromosome 2R:
- the CG4372 gene encoding uncharacterized protein has translation MLAQSCCLRLLILLLLFTTIGSVPKKSLKYFTNRKLRERRIKLFGTKKTEIQSLLISTWNYTDANLQAWSVLQQGPRRTRQAVIQGCMACQNQRCGRLLTGRSSPDTEGALTLEAAIMDGESLEYGAVAGMNGVRNAILVADAVLKYTKHSVLVGKSATKFARSLGYKEEYLTDARTRNVLKKWRSNGCQPNFWRDVHPSPAENCGPYSPLPEHMHQHPMHQEYAIIQGQHDQLAFLALDAEGKFHVASQSSGAQFRIPGRVGDSAVPGAGIYADNEVGGAVASGDGDVLMRHLPAFLAVEAMRAGKEPDKAAELVVQRLLRHNTEFNGAVVVVNRRGIYAAACAGLDEFHFVVSGGKEYLSMARVERVKCLERENEVIDGGPKGLFPTIPEKHKVP, from the coding sequence ATGTTGGCGCAAAGCTGTTGCCTTCGACTGCTGATCCTCCTCCTTCTGTTCACAACAATCGGCAGCGTACCGAAAAAATCCCTCAAATACTTCACGAATCGAAAATTGCGAGAGAGAAGGATCAAATTGTTCGGCACCAAGAAGACAGAGATTCAATCACTCTTGATAAGTACGTGGAACTATACGGATGCCAATTTGCAGGCATGGAGTGTGTTGCAACAAGGACCTCGAAGGACTCGTCAGGCGGTGATTCAGGGATGCATGGCCTGCCAGAATCAGCGATGTGGACGCCTGCTGACCGGAAGATCCTCTCCAGATACGGAGGGAGCACTCACCCTGGAGGCTGCCATTATGGATGGGGAAAGCTTGGAGTACGGTGCAGTGGCCGGGATGAATGGAGTTCGGAATGCCATTCTAGTAGCCGATGCAGTTCTGAAATACACAAAACATTCCGTACTGGTCGGGAAAAGTGCAACGAAATTTGCCAGATCTTTGGGTTACAAAGAGGAGTACCTCACGGATGCGAGAACGAGAAATGTCTTGAAAAAGTGGAGGTCAAACGGCTGTCAGCCGAATTTCTGGCGAGATGTACATCCTTCGCCGGCGGAAAACTGTGGGCCATATTCACCCCTACCCGAGCACATGCATCAGCATCCGATGCACCAGGAATATGCCATCATACAGGGTCAACACGATCAGCTGGCCTTCTTGGCCCTGGATGCGGAGGGTAAATTCCATGTGGCCAGCCAATCGAGTGGCGCCCAATTCCGGATTCCCGGTCGAGTGGGTGATTCGGCGGTGCCTGGTGCTGGGATTTATGCGGATAATGAAGTGGGCGGTGCGGTGGCCAGTGGCGATGGTGATGTCCTGATGCGCCACCTGCCCGCCTTCCTGGCCGTCGAAGCAATGCGAGCGGGAAAGGAACCAGACAAGGCAGCCGAGTTGGTGGTGCAACGCCTGCTGAGGCACAATACGGAATTCAATGGAGCCGTGGTGGTGGTCAATCGACGTGGCATCTATGCCGCCGCCTGTGCAGGACTCGACGAGTTCCATTTTGTGGTCAGTGGGGGCAAGGAATACCTCAGCATGGCGCGGGTGGAGCGGGTCAAGTGCTTGGAGCGGGAGAATGAAGTCATAGATGGTGGCCCCAAAGGACTGTTTCCCACCATTCCCGAAAAACATAAGGTTCCATGA
- the CG4377 gene encoding uncharacterized protein produces the protein MLQSGKFVILLALFLASREISGEISREVRNSAESPKCYSCEGINCSRTTRQNATVSCSDRLDVCVTIYEDFAVSERGCFSQISLAGQAKCAAKDDQCQKCSGQLCNNVGRRDFKCIQCIGSDSADCNKGATASLAATQCALPTSANSYCYVKVVGDQKDSLQRGCALSVKEQKACLEDSKCSLCLPENSSDSVACNNYDLELGPKSSAEQSKKLLSYGLAFFALLSLKLLN, from the exons atgttgcaatCGGGCAAATTTGTTATACTACTGGCTTTATTCCTGGCTTCACGGGAAATCTCAGGAGAAATTTCTAGGGAGGTGCGCAATTCAGCTGAATCGCCAAAATGTTACAGCTGTGAAGGCATAAATTGTTCGAGAACCACTCGTCAAAACGCCACCGTTAGCTGTTCTGATAGACTGGACGTTTGCGTCACCATTTATGAGGATT TTGCTGTTAGTGAGCGCGGTTGCTTTTCTCAAATCTCTTTGGCTGGTCAAGCGAAATGTGCGGCCAAGGACGATCAATGTCAAAAGTGCAGTGGACAGCTGTGCAATAATGTAGGACGCAGGGATTTCAAATGCATTCAATGCATTGGTTCTGAT TCAGCTGATTGCAACAAGGGTGCCACCGCCTCCTTGGCCGCCACCCAATGTGCCCTCCCCACCTCCGCCAATTCCTACTGTTATGTCAAGGTAGTCGGCGATCAGAAGGACAGCCTCCAGAGAGGATGTGCTCTTTCTGTTAAGGAGCAGAAGGCCTGCTTGGAGGACTCGAAATGCTCGCTCTGCCTGCCGGAAAACTCCAGCGACTCCGTGGCCTGCAACAACTACGATTTGGAATTGGGACCCAAGTCCTCAGCTGAGCAAAGTAAAAAACTCTTGAGCTACGGGTTGGCTTTCTTTGCCCTGCTCTCGCTTAAATTGctgaattaa